The Terriglobales bacterium sequence AGTACGATTTACGATTTGTTTCAAAAAAGGCTTTGTGTCAAGCACGGCTTTAGAGCTTGCGGAAAAATCAGGTTTCTTGTCATTCCGACACGAAGTGGAGGAATCCCTTTTGTGCCGAAACTCCGCATTTGTCAGGGCGCGAGATTTTGTCAGTGCCACAACGATGTTTGCACTATCGTGGAAGAGCACGGCTTTTAGCCGTGCGTTAAGGGCTAAAGACCTAATTCATGAATCCATTGCCTGCGCAGTCACAATGTAAAACACTTTCCATCATTATTCCTGCTTATAACGAGAAGGAAACCATTCAGCGCGTTATCGAGAGCGTGATGGCCGTTCCTATCAAGCTGACGCGCGAGCTCATCATCGTGGATGATTGCTCCAAGGACGGCACGCGAGAGATTCTGCAGGAGCTGAAGCCGCCAGTCGGGGCCACCCTCAAGGTCCTCATGCACGACCGCAACCAGGGCAAAGGAGCAGCGATTCGCACCGGCCTGGAACACATAACCGGAGACATCGTGCTGGTACAGGATGCGGACCTGGAATATGATCCCGCTGATTTTCCCGCGCTATTAGAGCCGATTCTTTCAGGCAGGGCAGACGTGGTTTTTGGCAACCGCTTTCATGGCGGTACGCACCGCGTGCTTTATTTCTGGCATTACCAGGCGAACCTTTTTTTAACCACGCTATGCAACATGATTGCCAACCTCAATCTCAGCGACATGGAGGTGGGGTACAAGGTCTTTCGCACCGAGTTCATCAAGAAAGTAAAGCTGACGGCCAACCGCTTTGGCTTTGAGCCCGAAATCACCATTAAGGTCGCCCGCCTGAAGTGCCGGATCTATGAAGTGCCTATTTCCTATCACGGGCGTACTTACGAAGAGGGGAAAAAGATTACCTGGAAGGACGGGGTCGCAGCCTTGTATTTTCTGATCAGAATTGGGATTTTCGGCTAAGAACCGGTTTTTCACCACAAGAGACACAGAGACAGAGACACAGAGGAAGTGCGGTAGTGTCCTAATTTGACGCGTGGGCGGTCTTGTTGCATAAAGGAGAGCAAAGGAGAGCTCTGTGGGCGCAAAAGAGAAAATGAACTCGATTGGCCAGCCCGTGCCGGAGTTGCCGGTCGCTGATGTCGAACGCGCACAGCAGCATTACAGAGATGCACTCGGCTTTGAGATTGGATGGCTTTATCCAGGCAAAGAGATTGGGGCCGTGTCACGCGGTGGTGTGGCGATATTCTTTCGGAAGAGGAAGCCGCCGTTCGAACCTGCCGTTCACTGGGTGTTCGCTGAAGATATCGATGCGTCGTACCAGGAACTGAAGTCGTTAGGTGCGAACATCGTGGATCCTCTGGAAAAAAAGCCTTGGGGGTTGCGGCAGTTCACCGTAAAGGACCTGGACGGGAATCTCTTCTATTTCCACCATGACTAAACAAACGTCGCATTCAAATTAGGACACTACCCGAAGTGCGAATAACAGCATCTTCTTTGTACCATTGATATAATTAATAATTCTGCTCAGATTTTTTTATTCGGAGTATCAATCCAATGATTCGTTTCCTGCAAACCCCCGGTAAGGCGAAAAAGATCGTCTTAAGCGCAATGCTGTTAGTGATCTGTGTGGCCATGGTGTGGTACCTGGTGCCCTCCTCAGGAGGTGATTTCTCAACCAGCCACCCGGGCGTCCTGGCCACGGTGGGCGGCCAGGAGGTCAACGTCAGTGACATTCAGAAGCTCTCGCCCAACCGGGACCTTTTGGGGCCGGAATTCAACCAGGCTTTTAACGAGGTGGTTGGCGAAAAAGTCCTATTGATGGAAGCCGACCGCATCGGACTCAGGGTCACGGACGATGAATTGCGGGACGCCTTGCACAAGGGGCAATACGGGCAGATCTTTTTCCCCAAGGGACAATTCGTCGGAGAAGAGGAGTACACCAACATTCTGCGAGATCGGGCCAACACCACCGTGCCTGAATTCGAGAAAAACGTTAAGACCCAGTTGCTGCTGGGCAAGCTGCAGAAGTTGGTGACGGCCGGGGCCCAGGTCCCACTGGAAGAGGTGCAGCGCGAGTTTGTGAAACAAAACACCAGGGTGAAGCTGCAATACGCCATTATCAATTCGGATGAAATCGCCAAGACGATCAATCCGACCGAGACCGAACTCAAGGCTTTTTACGAGCAGCGCAAGGCATCGTATGCCACTGCCTTGCCGGAGAAGCGGAAGGCGCGTTACATCGCTATTGATATCAGCAAGCTTCAGAACCAGGTCAAAGTTTCTCCTGATGAGTTGCAGAGCTATTACAAGCAGCATATAGAAGAGTTCCGCCAGCCGGAGCAGGTAAAGGCCAGCCATATCCTCATCAGGGTGGCCAAGGGATCCGACGCCAAGGTGGATGAAGCAGCGCGCGCCAAGGCCGAAGATATTCTGAAACAGCTCAAAGCCGGGGCAAAGTTTGAAGAACTGGCGAAAAAATATTCCGAGGATACCGGTCAAAACGGGTTCCCGGGAAGCGCCCAACAAGGAGGTTCTCTGGGATGGTTTGGGCATGGTCAGATGGTGAAGGAATTCGACCAGGCTGCGTTCTCTTTACCTGTAGGCCAGATCAGCGGACTTGTGAAGACCGAGTATGGTTACCACATCATCCGGGTTGACGACAAACACGAAGCCCGCCTCCAGCCGTTGGAAGAGGTGAGGAGCCAGATTGAGCCGCAGGTAGCCGGTCTTAAAGCGCATCAAGAGGCTGATTCACTTGCCGCCGCGGTGACGAAAGAGGCCCAGATGCATGGGCTGGAATCCGCAGCAGCCAAGAACCATCTTAATATCGTGAACCAGGAGTGGTTTTCCCACAGCGATTCATTGACAGGCATAGGGAAGTCCTCCGATTTCATGGACGCAGCTTTTAGCGCCAAAGAGAAATCGCCTCCCAGCGAAGTGGCAACCGACAGCGGCTACGTGGTGTTCGAGATTACGGCGGTGCAGCCTCCGGCAGCTCCAACGTATGACGATGTTCGCAGCCAGGTTGCGAGCGACTACAAGAATGAGCAAACGGCGATGGGTCTGTACAAGAAAACCCAGGAGCTCGGCGACCGCGCCCATGTGCTGAAGGACCTGGCGCGCGCAGCCAAGGAGCTTGGCGCCAAGGTAGAGACCACCAGCGACTTCGTAGGACCGCAAGACCCGGTCAAAGGTTTGGGCAGCATGGGCGGGCAAGCCGCGGTTGCCTTCAGCCTGAAGCCGGGCGAAATCAGCTCTCCGATTCGCGCGGGCAGCAATGGAGCTGTGCTGACGGTGATCGAGCGCAAGGAGCCGACCCAGGCCGAAATCGAAAAAGGAAGCGACCAGGTCCGCGAATCGCTGGTGAACGAGAAACGCCAGGAGATGCTGGTACTCTACATTGACGGCTTGAGGCAGACCATGGAAAAGGAAGGCAAGGTCAAGGTCAACCAAAAGGAATTGGACCTTTATACCAAGCGCGCCGCAGCCCCGCAGCAGACCAGTCAAGGCCCTCTCAATTACTGAGCGCTGCTTTAGTGTAGAGCGCTATAGGAATGGAAGCTGGTTTCCAGTGCGCAGGCTGTGGCGAGTGGAACGAAATCGTTGTAGATGAATCTGCGGCGGGCCACCAGCAGTACGTGGAAGATTGCCAGGTGTGTTGCAAGCCTAATCTGCTTTCCGTTGAAGTTGATCGCAGCTCAGGTGAGTTGCGGATCACGGCAGAACTGGAATCGTAGAACTTTATACCTAGGGATTGTTTCAAAAATATCTTTCGCCTCGAACGCTAAACCGCAGGGGCTAAAGCCCGATTTTTTGGGGCCTAAACGGCACGACTGAAGTCGTGCCCTGATGCAAAATTTAAACTTATGCCATTTCAGCGTTCGAGCGGAATCCTGCTCCATCCAACTTCACTGCCCGCACGCGGCGGCATTGGTGACTTCGGTCCAGCAGCCCATGATTTTGTGCGCTTCCTTGGGCAGGCGCGGCAGGGCTTATGGCAGGTGCTTCCTCTGGGGCCAACCGGCGCGGGCAACTCTCCTTACAGCTCGATCTCAGCTTTTGCCGGCAATCCACTGCTGGTGAGTCTGGAGCGGCTGGCGGAGCGCGGATGGATTGACGCCAAGCACCTCAAGTCCTTGCCCGAGGCGGTTTCTGCCATTGACTACCAGCAGGCCGGCGCCGTCAAACTTCCCCTGCTGCAGTCCGCAGCGAAGAATTTTCTTCAGCAAGGCAACGATTCTGCCCGGCAGAAGTTCCGGCGATTTCAGGAAGAGAACCGCTGGTGGCTCGATGACTTTGCATTATTTGAAGTCCTGCGGCAAAAATACAAGGGGGCGCCATGGAACTCATGGGAGCGCGGCCTCGCGCGCCGCGAGGCTGAAGCATTGCAGAAGGCGAGAGCAGAACTCGGGCCGGAACTGGAGATTTCTGCCGCCATACAATTTGCCTTCTTCGAGCAGTGGCGCGCGCTGCGGCAGGCTTGTGCGCGGTATGGCGTCCGCATTTTGGGTGACATTGCCATCTTTGTCAGTTATGACAGCGCCGACGTTTGGCGCCATCCTGACCTTTTCTACTTGGATTCGGATCTGCAGCCTACGGTCGTGGCAGGCGTGCCGCCGGATGTCTACAGCCAGACAGGACAGCGCTGGGGGAATCCGCTGTATCGCTGGGATGTGATGCGGGCACGCGGCTTCGATTGGTGGATCCAGCGCGTGCGCTGGGCCTTAATGCAGTGTGACATTGTTCGCATTGACCACTTTCGCGGCTTCGAAAAATATTGGGAGATTCCCGCAGCCGACCCCACCGCCGTGAGTGGACTCTGGCAGCCTGGGCCGGGTGACGATCTCTTTC is a genomic window containing:
- a CDS encoding glycosyltransferase family 2 protein codes for the protein MNPLPAQSQCKTLSIIIPAYNEKETIQRVIESVMAVPIKLTRELIIVDDCSKDGTREILQELKPPVGATLKVLMHDRNQGKGAAIRTGLEHITGDIVLVQDADLEYDPADFPALLEPILSGRADVVFGNRFHGGTHRVLYFWHYQANLFLTTLCNMIANLNLSDMEVGYKVFRTEFIKKVKLTANRFGFEPEITIKVARLKCRIYEVPISYHGRTYEEGKKITWKDGVAALYFLIRIGIFG
- a CDS encoding VOC family protein is translated as MGAKEKMNSIGQPVPELPVADVERAQQHYRDALGFEIGWLYPGKEIGAVSRGGVAIFFRKRKPPFEPAVHWVFAEDIDASYQELKSLGANIVDPLEKKPWGLRQFTVKDLDGNLFYFHHD
- a CDS encoding peptidyl-prolyl cis-trans isomerase, with translation MIRFLQTPGKAKKIVLSAMLLVICVAMVWYLVPSSGGDFSTSHPGVLATVGGQEVNVSDIQKLSPNRDLLGPEFNQAFNEVVGEKVLLMEADRIGLRVTDDELRDALHKGQYGQIFFPKGQFVGEEEYTNILRDRANTTVPEFEKNVKTQLLLGKLQKLVTAGAQVPLEEVQREFVKQNTRVKLQYAIINSDEIAKTINPTETELKAFYEQRKASYATALPEKRKARYIAIDISKLQNQVKVSPDELQSYYKQHIEEFRQPEQVKASHILIRVAKGSDAKVDEAARAKAEDILKQLKAGAKFEELAKKYSEDTGQNGFPGSAQQGGSLGWFGHGQMVKEFDQAAFSLPVGQISGLVKTEYGYHIIRVDDKHEARLQPLEEVRSQIEPQVAGLKAHQEADSLAAAVTKEAQMHGLESAAAKNHLNIVNQEWFSHSDSLTGIGKSSDFMDAAFSAKEKSPPSEVATDSGYVVFEITAVQPPAAPTYDDVRSQVASDYKNEQTAMGLYKKTQELGDRAHVLKDLARAAKELGAKVETTSDFVGPQDPVKGLGSMGGQAAVAFSLKPGEISSPIRAGSNGAVLTVIERKEPTQAEIEKGSDQVRESLVNEKRQEMLVLYIDGLRQTMEKEGKVKVNQKELDLYTKRAAAPQQTSQGPLNY
- a CDS encoding CPXCG motif-containing cysteine-rich protein, which produces MEAGFQCAGCGEWNEIVVDESAAGHQQYVEDCQVCCKPNLLSVEVDRSSGELRITAELES
- the malQ gene encoding 4-alpha-glucanotransferase; translation: MPFQRSSGILLHPTSLPARGGIGDFGPAAHDFVRFLGQARQGLWQVLPLGPTGAGNSPYSSISAFAGNPLLVSLERLAERGWIDAKHLKSLPEAVSAIDYQQAGAVKLPLLQSAAKNFLQQGNDSARQKFRRFQEENRWWLDDFALFEVLRQKYKGAPWNSWERGLARREAEALQKARAELGPELEISAAIQFAFFEQWRALRQACARYGVRILGDIAIFVSYDSADVWRHPDLFYLDSDLQPTVVAGVPPDVYSQTGQRWGNPLYRWDVMRARGFDWWIQRVRWALMQCDIVRIDHFRGFEKYWEIPAADPTAVSGLWQPGPGDDLFHALRHALGDLPLIAEDLGYITPEVHALRERFQMPGMRVLQFGFGNPGAHYYLPHRFHSNTVVYTSTHDSDTTLGWWRSGVTDTERRAVRAYFGPKVEEEVHWAFIHAAASSVADLCIAPLQDVLGLGSEARMNIPSHADGNWMWRYQPGALSQEAAERLAALIAITDRDAHLAGAGQQGQEEDFAA